From Cellulomonas oligotrophica, a single genomic window includes:
- a CDS encoding GNAT family N-acetyltransferase encodes MTGTTDTAPLAVRAAAPPVLDEPSSASGLTWRALATADAAELAALVAVVEDADGVPYRTAVEEVVDELEAPWRDLSLDTRVGVDAEGRMRAWMSVDAPPGDESVVRVFLGGGVDPAWRGRGIGRELVRWATGRARQVLATCGKDAPARIATHAEDVATGTVRLYRAAGLTPIRYYTEMRRPLSGPLPPVPALDGLRVVPWSPELDDAVRLAHNEAFADHWGSEPRTAEQWAQGRSMFAPTWSFVAVDDSGEVAGYALSGRFEQDWDVAGYRSGYTELLGVRRAWRGRKVAVALLATVMRAYATDGMAYAELGVDTANPSGAHGLYAALGYEVAHSSTMLSIEV; translated from the coding sequence ATGACCGGGACCACCGACACCGCACCCCTGGCCGTCCGGGCCGCCGCACCGCCCGTCCTCGACGAGCCGTCGTCCGCGTCGGGCCTGACGTGGCGCGCGCTCGCGACCGCCGACGCGGCCGAGCTCGCAGCGCTCGTCGCCGTGGTCGAGGACGCCGACGGGGTGCCGTACCGGACGGCCGTCGAGGAGGTCGTCGACGAGCTCGAGGCCCCGTGGCGCGACCTGTCCCTCGACACCCGGGTCGGCGTCGACGCCGAGGGGCGCATGCGGGCCTGGATGAGCGTCGACGCCCCGCCCGGCGACGAGTCCGTCGTCCGCGTCTTCCTCGGCGGCGGGGTCGACCCCGCGTGGCGGGGACGCGGCATCGGTCGAGAGCTCGTGCGGTGGGCGACGGGACGGGCGCGCCAGGTGCTGGCGACGTGCGGCAAGGACGCGCCCGCGCGGATCGCGACCCACGCGGAGGACGTCGCGACGGGCACGGTGCGCCTGTACCGCGCGGCCGGCCTGACCCCGATCCGGTACTACACCGAGATGCGCCGCCCCCTGTCCGGGCCGCTGCCGCCGGTCCCCGCGCTCGACGGCCTCCGGGTCGTGCCGTGGAGCCCCGAGCTCGACGACGCCGTGCGCCTGGCGCACAACGAGGCCTTCGCCGACCACTGGGGCAGCGAGCCGCGCACGGCCGAGCAGTGGGCGCAGGGCCGCTCGATGTTCGCGCCGACGTGGAGCTTCGTCGCGGTCGACGACTCCGGCGAGGTCGCCGGCTACGCGCTCTCCGGCCGGTTCGAGCAGGACTGGGACGTCGCCGGGTACCGCTCGGGGTACACCGAGCTGCTCGGGGTGCGCCGCGCGTGGCGGGGTCGGAAGGTCGCCGTGGCGCTGCTCGCCACGGTGATGCGCGCGTACGCGACCGACGGCATGGCCTACGCCGAGCTCGGCGTCGACACCGCCAACCCGTCGGGCGCGCACGGCCTGTACGCCGCCCTCGGGTACGAGGTCGCGCACTCCTCGACGATGCTCAGCATCGAGGTCTGA